Sequence from the Candidatus Saccharibacteria bacterium oral taxon 488 genome:
ATCCGCCACCTCGTTGCGTGCCATCACCGCGGCCCTTACCTGAATTACCACAACTTGCGTGGCCAACGATGACATTATCGCCCTGAATGCCGAGGACAACTCCGGTGTGACCATAGCGTCCACCAGACCAACTAAACACAGCGCCGACTTTTGGTGTTTTACCGGTCGGTAGCTTTCGAGCATTTCTTAAGTGCTTAACAACGTGTTCGCCATTACCTGTGGTGCCGAGGTTTTTTGTTGAAGTAAATTTTTCAAGGAAGAATACAGAGAACGACACACAGTTTGATCCCCCACCATTACAAGTATTCCACAAGTAGTCACCCATAGCTTTGCGGCTTTCATTATTTTTATTTTCGCCGTAATTCATCATGAATTTCTTCGCTTGCTCTTCGTTGAGACCGCCTTCGGAGATGGTGCCGCCTCCACCTCCACTACCGTCACTACAGTTAGTGGCAGCACCAGAAGCGGCAGCGGCCGCGCTAGACGGATCTGGTTCCCAACTCATAGCTTTCATGGTATAAGCTACGCGAACTATAGTCTGTGGAATGCCAGCACCAAAAAATTTCTTTACCATAATAACAGCAGCAGCTGCGGCGTTGCCTGATGCTACCATCTCAGCTAACACGTTTTTACGTGAAGTTGGTGCAAGGTTCTGGAGTTGCCACCAGACGATAGCTAGTTGCACCTCGAGACTGGTAACATCACCCTGGACGCCAGCCTGCTGTTGCCAGTAGAGGACGGCTACGCCAGGGTCCCATTGGGCGATTCCCCAGGCATCGCCCATACCAGCCGGTTTACTCGGGTTCCACGGGTGATACTTACCGCCGGCCTTGAGCGGATTTGGCTCGGAGCCTTTATTTTGACGAAGAATTGGGTTACCTTTTGACTCCTGATATAAATTACCAACGATTGCTGCTGCAACAAATTTTGGCGCACCTTTGGATATAAAGTAATTAAATGCTTTCTTTAGATTATCTTCGCCGACTAGCTCGCCTGCCGCCCCACTCGCTGACTGTGCGGCATTTGGTGAACAGTTTGTATCCTCAGAATTATTGCTAAAAAGAATGTTGTTGTCTTCAAATGTTGCCCGCAGCTGATCGGTATTTAACTCGGCAAATACTGGTGAACTCCCAAAAAGAAGCGAAATGATTGATATAATAACAGCGACTCTTTGAAAGGCTAATTTTCGTTCCATAATTTTCTCGCTCGCTCTCTTGCGTTATCTGGTAATGTGTTACCGCTGGTTGTCTGCCACGCCTCTTTGCCGGTTGAGTATGCGATGAGCTGCAAATTGCCGTGACCATCTTTCTTTAATATGACATATAATGTGCGCGATGGGTTGTTGGTCGCAATATTGGCGGCAATTGCTTTCAGAAAAATCCACTCATTTTCGAAGTCAATTTTTTCGAGAAATGTTTGTCGCGGTGTTGTCGTAACTCGCAGGTCAGCAAAGGCAGCGGAGGCTGATTCGCGCAACGTTTTTTCTGGGATTGTGAGGTTTTTGGTTGACATTGGATTTAGCGGGGTGTTGTTGTGGACAACAACCAAGACAATGGCGGCTATTAGCACGATCACTGCCACGCATAACCCGGCCATAATTATCAACGACCGCTTATCGTCACGTGGTTGCCGGGAGTAATAATTCATGTTATCTATCACAATGTTACTGGCTCCCCGCTTGCGGTCCGAATGGTGACGGCGTTATCCGCGATAGTAAACTGTACAGCATACGCGGCGGTGTTCTTAACGGTCACGGTGAATGATATTACCTTTTCGTTAAAAACCACATTAGTGATCGTCCCAGACACAAGGGCATCAGAGGTCACATGTTTACTTACGTAGTGGCGAAGAATTGCTACAACGAGCGAATTTTGGGTGTCATCATTGATGAATGCGGCTAGTGTTTTATTGGCACTATTCTTCGTATCCCACCCACTGAGGACTAACTGCTGTGTGGTTGGCTGGCCACTGCCACCGGTTGGTCCCTCGTACTGCCCACCTCCCGACCGGGTAGAGCTATCATTAGATGACTGCGGCGGAGTCGATGGGTTGGTTGGTGGTAGCAGCAGAATGACGACAACGACCGAGGCGGAGAGTATGATGAATGATAACGTAGCGATAATTGCTGTTTTGTGTGCTAAAAGAAACTCTCTCACGTCGCCCGCCCTCCAACCTTTTTCGGTCCAGTGATCACCCACATGCCTGTTGTGCCATCATCCTCTTCATTTTTACCTTTATCTGCCTTTTCACCAAAGTGAAATTCGCTCGCCGCAAAACCAGCTTTATTTTCGGTGTTGGAGCGCTTATTCGGGTCACCAACGAGGAACTTACCATCAGCAGTCTTTCCGCGAATAAACATAATGTGACCACCACGAATAAACGGTGTTTTTCCACCAACCGATATGAGAACCAGGCCACCCTCGGACAGGCCTCTTGAGGCATTCTCGGCGCTTGGCTGTACTGCCTTAATCGTGACGCCAAATTTATCCTTAAATAGCTGGGCCTTACTTTCCCATATCCAATTCGAACCACAGCGTCCGCCACCCCTCTGGCCATCGTTTTGATAGAAAAACTCAGCCATTTTTTCTGGATCAACGGTTGTATTGCCGACAGTCGAGACAATAGCAGCCATAGAGGTTGGCGCGCAGCCACACTCACCAATATTACCAATGCCGTATTTTTTATTCTTCCACGGCTCTTCTGACTGATAGTACATCTTGATCTGGTCGAGATTTTCGCCAGTTTGGGAGTTTGAGGCGTTATTAGACTGATTGCTGCCAACAAGTTCCTCGTCGTCTTCACCGTTGATGGAGTTTTGGATCTGATAATCCATTAAAAAGACGGAGATGGCGGCGAGGGTTCTGCTGTCGGCGGTGTCGATTGAGCCAAAGTCGGTGTCGGCGCTTGTTTTGCCATTTTCGCTTTCGACAACAGGACGATAACCGCCACTGGAGAGTTTGCCAGTACTTTGCCTGGTACTAGATTCATCGAGAACGCAGCCGGTCATATTGGTCGAGTATTCTGCTGAGCTGACATCGCTACAAGATTCAATAAACGATTTTAGCGGCGTATTGTCTTTTATATATCCTTTACTGACCAATGCCTCAATGTCGTCTTCTTTTTCTATATCAACACTTTCATCAATCCACCCAGCCTTTGCCAGGATCTCTCGTGCCTCCTCAACACCCATATCATCCTGCTGTTTAGTGAAGCCCGTACACCCAGCGCCGGCAAAGTTCACTGCCGGGGTAACGTCGCGGCCAT
This genomic interval carries:
- a CDS encoding CHAP domain-containing protein, with amino-acid sequence MERKLAFQRVAVIISIISLLFGSSPVFAELNTDQLRATFEDNNILFSNNSEDTNCSPNAAQSASGAAGELVGEDNLKKAFNYFISKGAPKFVAAAIVGNLYQESKGNPILRQNKGSEPNPLKAGGKYHPWNPSKPAGMGDAWGIAQWDPGVAVLYWQQQAGVQGDVTSLEVQLAIVWWQLQNLAPTSRKNVLAEMVASGNAAAAAVIMVKKFFGAGIPQTIVRVAYTMKAMSWEPDPSSAAAAASGAATNCSDGSGGGGGTISEGGLNEEQAKKFMMNYGENKNNESRKAMGDYLWNTCNGGGSNCVSFSVFFLEKFTSTKNLGTTGNGEHVVKHLRNARKLPTGKTPKVGAVFSWSGGRYGHTGVVLGIQGDNVIVGHASCGNSGKGRGDGTQRGGGSGFILTGKVNDPKTWLGHLPDEFAYQKLICQQWRAMLEQIQVEVAVMLHYNKKLIFIILGFIGVVIITTVAYILLLRNPLGGEMHIENLSTYTNGKPTDAKTLETIRHALYTTIRNNYTGDLPNNSIKDILIRDGSFKQTHDQAKDIHTVNFIVDIKSLQQSYLVEYTWSQKTNLDDDAQYQYGTTVSCLPTDQLIYGYFGCNDDFSRMRGLRSPHLVVNWSGQKDQYGNSLSDQLTGNDTDYIEKLIMSDYSYDHRLSRIATQTTIKNITRDTSTGKNTLSFTITVEDKLAYNITIDYDNNRRITITQDGRSLN